TCTTTACAGCAATGTAACTTTCAGGCAGGTCATGCAGGCAAACCATTCACCCCCTGAAGTCAAAAACTACTGAAAAGCACCTTGCGTCCTTCACATCTTACCAACTCCAAACAAGTTAAGGTTTTGCCTGTATAAGAATTACATATATCAAGAACAACTcaaacagtaggaaaaaaataaaatccatttagAACTTCTTAAAGAGCAGTGTCAGACTTTGTTGCCTTCCTTCATTCAGTGctatgcttttgcttttctgagtcTTCTTTAAATAATGTGCgacttaaaaatgttaatgaagTCTCTTTACTGAGACAAGGCATGCAGTAAGGGAAGAGGGATAGCTGGTCACTTCCAGGCTGCCTATCTACACATTTGTTCTTGTAGATTAGCAAGCCACTGcttaagttaaaaaaatgaaacagaatagGAATGAATGCACCCAAGTTAAATGGCTTTTAAGAATATGTTAATAGGTAGAACAATGATACCACCTACAGTTCTGTTTACTGCCCTCTGTTCATGCTGATTTGAAAACAAGTTTTGTCAAGCTGTCACGGGCCACATTTGTAGACTGTTAGattaaaaaatggttttcaaaTATTGCTTGTTATTTGGATGACTAACTCTTTATTAAAAAGGTAGTTATTAAGGACCTGTAAGGCAGCAAAACTTTAAATGCAATGGTTTACATTGCTgaatagtaatttttaaaaggcaagataaaaaaaattagtagaaGGATACTTGGTGGGGTCATATTCATAATAGGTGTTTCTGTTTTATCCCCACTGTAACTGTCACAGCAACTGTAGATGGCAAGTCTTCCTTGGTTGTAATTCGGGATGAACACATTCCCTGGCTTATTTCAAGGTAGATATTTAGTTCTTTTTCTCCATCCTGCCAAGAGAAGAACAGCTTTTGTAAGAGTGAATATTGAACTGCAATTGCTACAAAAAATCTGGACTTACAGTAGAACTTTAGGAATGAAGGACACCTGGCCACTTATTTACGCAAAGGCAGGTTCACTTGCAGTTTTGCTCAGCCTCATTTTTTACATTATAGTTCAGGAGGCTTCAACCTCCCATTGCTCCACATCGGTTTCTtggagcagaagagagaaagccATAACCCTGACTCATCAGGATTGCTTAGGGCATTGTCCGCACTACTTGATACACAACAAGGGTGTGAGACTACTTGCAATCTGTTCCCTAGTCACACTCGGTTGTATCTACCCCATATACAGAACAGTCAGCTTAGAGGTTGTGCTTGATTTCCCTTTCAGGCATACAACCCCTTCACAGTTTTATGGATGTTTCCATATCTAGAATTGGTTACTGAGATGGACACATGCAGACTAATCAACATAATTAatgaaacaaaccccaaaatagccagcagctgctgaaaaccCTGTCTACATCCATGACCATAAgtgttttcagccttttctgtGTGCACCTCTCAAGAAGCTTCCAAGGAGGTGCAAGGCAAGTCATAGTCCCGCCTGCTGACAACAAGCTTGTTAATAGGTTTGCAATAGATAATGAAGCTAAACAAATTCAGAAACCATGCAGGGGTTTGCACCACAGTTAAAAGCCACTAAGAGTATTCCAAGAGCCATCAGTTTATGGCTTCCCCTTTTTGAAGTGTGACTTGCCTGTATTTGATCAGTCGTCCTCCTTGAATAAGTTGTGCAACTTCATTAGTGAAGTGGCATGCAAAAAGAAGCCAGTTCCTTGGCTGCACTTTGTAGGCAAATCTCATGAAAGTCAAGGAGTAACAACACAGTGCTGCAAAACATGATATATATCATTAGTAGATTTAATATCTGCATTTTGTTGAGGCACTATTTTCATACTAGTGGAATGTAATGACAAGTAGAACACTTCTCACTGCTTTTGAGTTTTCTATAGTCTTACAAATGTGTCCACTTTGAGGATCAAAtgcagaaaacacacacaacagTGCTCATTTTTTGCTACACAAGAAAATCTACAGGACTGCAGCTTTCCACAAAAACCTCACTTACATCACAGGAAAGCGTATGAGGAAACTGAAGTCTTTTCAGTTTATTACCTAAGCTATCTCAGCCAGAGAATAAGACTTAATCCCAGTGAAACATGGCCTGTCCTATACAATTATTCTGACAATTTCTAGgacagagtatttttaaaaatactaattacTTAAATACAGTTCTTGCTGGGAACAATTTAAAATGGACTTTATGCTTCTGAATGTTCATGGTTTCCTGGGGATGGAAACCTTCTCTTAAAGCTTTGTTACCTGCTTTCcaggaagcagagaaacaaTTTTAATCTACTCTCCTATCataattgcattaaaatacaggaaattacAACCCAAGAAATTACTAGTTTTGCAAAGTTTGATaggcttaaagaaaaaaataatcaggaagtTAATTGTTTAAGGAAGACAGCCTTTACATACAAAACctagaagatggaaaaaagtatttgtacACATACCACCCTATACATGCTTGTAAAAATTAAGTGTCTCAACTTTGCTGAGCTGGGTAGCTGCCACTAAAATGctatttgaaaaacagtttcaCTTACAGGAGACTATTCAAACCAGTCTTCCATCTCAAACAAGCTGATTAAGAGACTGAATTACTCTAACCAGAATGTAGTGAACATGAGGCTATAAATTTCCTTAACCCAAAGGTATTTTGCTTGGAGGAAGAAGGATTAACTCAGTTAACTTAATTCTGAGTAAGGAAGAAACATAATAACAAAATTAAGCTAATAAATTAAAGCTACCAGATTTGTGATCCTAGAGAAGAATTTGAACATTAAAAGAGACAGATATCTAGGCAAAAGCTATACATGTtcaaaaaagtgggaaaaatattgcttatgcatttaaaaagaagttatcACACTATTCCTTTAAGATCCACACTAGCTTCTCACATGCAACTGCTTTCCAAGGAGTAATTACCCCTCAGCTGCTTTTAGCACCCTGCAGACCAAGTATTACTATTTCTTTACTTTGTCAGTATTAAGTCTCACACTAACCACAAAGCATCATTGTTCTTTATACAAAGAATAAAGTTGGGTAGAGACACATTCTGAACTAGTGTACAGTAGTACAAGATagcagagggactgtttacaagggcacatagtgataggacaaggggtaatggctttaagctgaagaagggtagatttaggttaaatataaggaagaaattcttccctgtgagggtggtgaggcactggcacaggttgcccagagaggctgtggctgccccatccctggcagtgttcaaggccaggttggatggggctttgggcaacctggtctagtggagggtgtccctgcacatggcaggtgtgtgggggggtgggtgtgtgcatgtgtaacTAGACcatctttgaggtctcttccaacccaaaccattctgtggttctataaTTCTATACCAAAAGAATTATACTTTAGGAGTGAGTCTGGTGATCAAAACCATGAAGACTCAAAACCTGCCTTCCCACTCCCAATCCTCCAGTTACTGAAAAGCTCTCTGAAAGAGCTCTGCAACCTTTCATTACCTCAATTTTTAAGTGGCCTCTGAAGTTATATAACAAGATATTTGATATCTATATCTGCTTTGATCATGAGTTTGTAGGCAACTAATAATATACCGCTGCTTGAAAGACAGAATCTGTGCTCTGTAGTCAGTTTACCAACAAGAATTTTGTCTCAGGTCTTACCAAACGTCATTCGGCCACTAATGATTTCTGGCGATTTCTTCATGTCATTAATAGCAGCAACAGGAAGTCCCCAGTTGGCAACTGGCCCCCAAAAGTGctgtcaaaaatgaaaaggaaaataaaattacacagaACAGACTTCCTGCAGTATTCTTATAGTTTTCCTTAGCCACACAAAGCTTCAGAGCAGAGGGTTAAGTGTAAAATTCCAAGTTAAGACAGATGACTCTTGATGTGAGGAGATAAACTAAACACGTCTTTTAAGCAAGATCTAGTttcaggagggaaggaggaagaaccCACTCTGAATCTTCTCACAGACCAGAGAACTACTGTAGGCCactgaaatgcagttttgtgTAATAACAGCTCAGTCATCATTAAGCAATCTGATTGGTGTAGTCATAATAACCTCAGATTTACAGCTCACTTCTGTGCAGAGAATTAGCATTCATCTCTTTCAAATAAGGCTCCTCAAAAATGTAATGACAGCACAGGGAATTGCTAAAGTAAAGAACTGTTTTCATGTTATGCTGAGGATCAAGAAATGCTCAGcaagcatctatttccaaatACTTACACCATCTCTCTGAAAGGGCAGGGCCATGCAACCAAGTCAAATTTTGTTACCTAGAGCTTCATCTGCAATTGCTGGAACTGCTTAGTTATTACCTAGAGCTCAGTGATTAGACAGATGTAAGAGTAGAACAGTTTGCTACCAGTGTGTAGACAGAAAAGAGAGACGAGAAGTGGAAAGAATCAAGTCAGAAAAACTGATGAGAGCTCAGTTTGAGGGCTATTGTCTAAAAGGCtctaaactgagaaaaataatgtcATAAGTCCAATTTCCGCTACTTTTACAAGTAGCAAGATTTCTGTAGAATTCTTTCCACAGAAGCAGCATGCAGTAACTTGCCTCAGCTTCTAATGGGAAACTAAGGATGCTCAAAAGTAACTTGGCCAGATACAGCAAGAGCTATGTACCTTGCaagaaaaagctttgcagaTACCAAATACACCCATTTTTTGACACTTTCCTTAATGTTAACACTGCAGATATTCCAATGATGTGGAACTATCAGGGGATATTTACATTTCTTGCAATTTTAATTCCAAGATACTCTTTTGCCAGTCTAGATAATAGCTTGTAACACTACAGTAAGATTAAAAGCTGCATTTGGTTCCTGGAGATTTGGGTTCCAATACAAGACTTAACTAAAAAAGTATAGGAAAAAGTGAGTTTAAGTTGTACACAGTTTTATAGTTTAACCCTAGTGCAATATGCAAAACAATGTAGTATTTCTGCAAGTATCTACAGTACATGCATTGGTCTAAATTCAGATTTATTATAGGAGTATTTTCAAGACTGCACTAAATGCATTTGTTTACTATATTCCTACTGATAGGAAAATTGACATTTGTAATGGTTAAAGCCTCTCAAGCACATCAGAGATAACATGGCATAACTGAGTTGTATAGCTACATGCTATTTACACTGAACAGCTATGATTAGCTAGTGTAAAGAAATGTACCACTTACACACAAGATATTTTCCAACAGAACAAGAACATTCACATAAACCAGTCAGCAGCATACAAGATGTCATTTTAGAGGCTTTAATGTAGCTATTTAAATAGCTTTAAGGGACAATAAGAGGATCAGAAACAGACATCTAGTCAAATAACCTTGATTATTTGCAGAGTAAGACAGCAAGACAATTTGTGTTAGCATGACCACACTAAAGCAGACTGCAAGAGGTAACTGGTGAGACAGTACGTGTATTTGGTGAGGTTCTTACAGTCATTTCAGGAGTCTCACTTAAACAACTgtagtttcagaaaaataagtctTCAAGGCTCTAACCTTGACTATTTGAATCTATGAAACAATTACAGCTTTGACAATATCAGTGATGACTTCTGTGTTGAAGAGTAAGTGAAGTCAACTTGGCATTTTTAGTTAATTCAACTGCCATTAGAACATAAACAAATAATACACTATAGACTATTGACCACTTCAAACTCAGAGTGCACAAACTGAAGAATCATCAGTTCACATCCCAGCAGCGCTGCAGCAGTAACTTTCCTCTGCTGACCAGGGAGGTAGATTTGGAACCTTCTCACTTGAGATGGGTATCCAGTTTTAAGTGCctccaggcaggcagccctTTGAAGTTTTCACGCACAAAGATTAAACTACACCTATACAGTTTGTCTTTGGTCTACGCAGTAAGGCAAGTCTTCCGTAACATTATGATTCACCTTACAACAGGCATAAAATACCCACTCCCAGTTTCAGGAGCAAActgaaaggcaaaaggaaagaagtatGCAGTGAGAGTTATATCATACcatttattgtctgaagtaaagCCAGTTAAAAATAAGCCAGGCAGTTCAGTTCTGTACCAGTATTGTTGCTATGCAGAAGAGTGGCTCCAGATCTGATCTCCTTAGCAAAGagtatggaaaaaatgaagcCCCTTTAATTTTGTAGTGATTACTTTAAGAGATATTCTGCAGGAGCTAATGTTTGGTCACGTTAACCTCAGACTTGTGAATAAATATTACTAGTGCATCACTCCTGGAGGTTCACAGTATGCTTTTCAGATGTAGGCAAGGTTCTAACAGTGCTGAGGCAAAAAGACTGCAAGTTACTGAAGTTAGGGAGAAAGTGAAACCAGAAGTCCCCGCCCTTTTCTTACCGTACTGTTCGAGTGGGCCATCATTGTTTTCCATTCAAAAAatgcatggaagaaaaagaaaaaacgtTAGTTTCTTTCACAATGAACATAGAAAGAAGTGTACCACAAACAGAAGATAGCAAACTTTCATGGAATTAACCTTGATTAATGTAACAATGTAATAGGGCTCAATTCTGAACTATGACTTACAAGAAGCCAGCTACTAATCAAAAGCCTACTGCTGACCAGTTGCTGCTCACCTACTGCTGCCCCAAGCTGCAGAACACTTCCTAACAGTCTATTCTATCATGCTGACTTCTGTCTTAGAGCACTGTTTTACAAATAGCTATGTTAAGGGAACAGTCAGGTCTACTTAGGACATCCCACTGGATATGCATTTCAGTGAGTCTTTGTTAcaagctgcaggctgttcaagatcacagaatagtttgtgttggaagggacctttaaagatcatctagtccacctCCCCTGCAACAAGCagagacatcttcaactagatcaggttgctcagagctccatccagcctgaccttaaacactgccag
The DNA window shown above is from Grus americana isolate bGruAme1 chromosome 3, bGruAme1.mat, whole genome shotgun sequence and carries:
- the MPC1 gene encoding mitochondrial pyruvate carrier 1 encodes the protein MAGALGRKALDYVRSKDFRDYLMSTHFWGPVANWGLPVAAINDMKKSPEIISGRMTFALCCYSLTFMRFAYKVQPRNWLLFACHFTNEVAQLIQGGRLIKYRMEKKN